GCTTACTCAAACCCGCAGCCCCTAGATTACGCCAGGCGCAGGCCAGTGCCGTAGGATCGGTGTCACAGCCAATTGCCTGTGCTGCCGTTGTGATGAGTAAGCGCTCGATCAGTAGCGTCCCCGAACCGCATCCGACATTCAGCACTCGATCTCCGGCATGTGGCTTACTCAGCACTGCCATTGCGTGTGCAACCGGCCCATTCAGCGCCCCTTCGCGATTACACACCCGCCACGAGCGCGTCGCTAAAGGGCGTGGCGTGAGACGGACCAGCACATCCCAACCACTCCGATCCCGGCTCGGCCGTAATCGGATCAGCATGTCGCCGTCTTCCGTGCCAATCGCCAGACCAAGCCGTTCGCCGATCATCTGCTTAAATCGTTGCAGAACACTGCTATCGGCGCCAGCCGCGCTGAGAAAGAGGGTCTGAAATGTCCCTGCCGGATGCAGGCGACGCACCATCTCAAGCATCGCGACCACCGCCCGAAAATGCTCATCACCGAGTAGTGCCCGCGGACGGGGTATTGCAAACCGACGAACAACGAAGACTGATATGACAGATCGCAGATCGAACAGTGCCTGCAACGAACCATGCATCGTCGCTCTAATGACACCACGTTCGGTCAGCGGTTCAAGACGTAAGCCGGTTATGCGCAGTGCTTCCGCACGCGCCAGTTCTTCCAGCCCGGCCGGTACGACGATTTCAATCTGGTGCGACATTGTTATACTATATACTCATCCGTACCTGCCCTTACCAGATGGGCAGGGTAGACAATGCGCATCATCATAGCAGATAATCCTGTTACACGTGACAATTATGGCCTGTATGATGGAAGTATCGTGAATGCCTATGGACATCGGAATAACGATTTGGCCACCTATGCCGGCTCAACCACAGGCACTGCCTGCGAGCTGGTCAAGCTACGATCATGGCGCATTGCGTGAATTCTTACAGCGTGCGCACGACGTTGGGTTACGGCAGGTTCGCTTCGACTTGCGCTGGGCCGAGGTACAGCCAGGAACGCAGCGCATCTCGGTTGCAGCCCTCAATGGCTTCCAACGCGGGCTTGATCTGGCACAGGCGAATCATATACAGGTTGTCGTCTCACTCATGAGCGCCACTCTGGGGCCGACCCTGCATTTACCCGATTGGGCATTGGGGATACCGACACAGGCCCTCTCAACGCAGGCGGTAAGTGCTTTGTTGAGCGCTCCCACCCTCACGATCCTTGATAATTCCTTTTACCGTCAGGAACCGGTGCGCGATCTCTACACCGATCCAGACATGCGGGCTGCCCAGCGCTACTTGTTGCGCGAGGTGATCGGCAATTTTGCCGACCATCCGGCGATCAGTGGTTGGCTGCTGGCTGCCGGTTTCGAGCGTGTACGTCCACCGACCGACCATCGCGATATGGCGGCGTGGTGGGCCGATCTGGCCGAACAGGCCCGCTCTTACGGCGCTGAGCGGTTATTTGGGCATATCGATGCCACAGCCCTCAGTAGCAGGGTGAGCCTGCGGCCTTACGATATTGCGATGGCCGGTGGTGCGGTTGTGGTCAGTGTCGGGCCGTGGCCACCTCTTGGCGACGGGCCGCCGGCTCGCGGCGAAGCTGCCTGCTTCCTGCACGCTATTGTCGCTGGTCTCCTCGCCGAGGAAGTGAACGATACGGCGGCTGCGCAGGTCGTAGTTGCCGATCTGGGCTGGCCGACGGCACCGCGCGCGAACCTGTCTGGCTGGCAGGCCGATCAGGTGTTTGCTCAACCGGCCCACACGTTCCTTGCTGACGAAGAGGCTGCGGCAAGTGCGTTGCAAGAATCTCTCACAACCCTGGCGCGCGCTGGGGCAGCCGCGGTCTGGCTGGCCGGGATGGTTGATCCACCTGAGTCACAGTGGAACATCCCCCCATTCGACCGTAGTTGGATAGCACGCACCTGGGGACTGTGGACGGCAGACGGTCGGGAAAAGGCAGGATGGGAAGCACTCCGCGAGGCGATTCGCCAGCTGCCCGCAACGGCGAGATTGCCAGGATTCCCGATTGATCCGGAGCGCTTCTGGCGTGATCCGGCCAATGAATTACGACGCCTCTGGCGCGAATACCGCACCGAAACGCTGCCATCGTGATCTACAGAGAGGGTCGGTAATCGGCATAAGCGAGACTATACAACGGCAATTTACCGGGCAAACAGAAAGGGCAGGCGTTCGGCCTGCCCTTCCCTATGCACTGAACCCTGTTGCGGAGAAGCAACATACCCGACATCGTGCAGACGGTCGTGGCACGTCCGGGGCTACGCGCCGTTGGAGGTTTCAGGACGCCAGCCCAACTCGGCCAGCAGTGCCAGATCGGCTTTGGTCAGCACACCGGCAGCCGCCGCCCGCGCCAGCAGATCCGGACGACGGACCAGCGTGCGCCGTAACCGTTCGGCCCGTCGCCAGCGGGCAATTTCACCGTGGTGACCAGACAGAAGCACGGGTGGCACTGCCCGTCCCTCCCACACTGCCGGGCGCGTATAGTGCGGATATTCGAGCAAAAAATCGCTGTGACTCTCCTCGACAATCGACTCGCTATCGATCACACCGGGCACCAGCCGGGCCACAGCATCAACCACCACCATTGCCGCCAGCTCACCACCGGTAAGCACATAATCACCAATACTCAGCTCGCGGTCAATCAGCGTCTCGCGTACTCGTTCATCGATCCCTTCATAGTGTCCACACACCAGGAGCAACCGCGGCAAGGTAGCCAGTTCGCGCACAATCTGTTGCGTTAGCAGTTCACCGTCAGGGGTTAGCAAAATGGTCACCCCAGGTCGCTCATCAGCAGCCCGCACTGCCCGAATCGCCGCCGCCAGCGGCTCCGCCTTCATTACCATGCCGGCGCCGCCACCGTATGGCGTATCGTCAGCCGTCCGATGACGATCCGTCGTCCATTGTCGAATATCGTGCAAGTGAATCTCAATTCGCCCGGCCTGTTGGGCACGCTTGAGAATACTCTCTGTCAACGGCCCCTGAAACATGGCCGGAAAGAGGGTCAAAATATCAAACCGCATGGGAACTACGCCTCAACACTGCGCAGATACTGGTCGAAGAACTCAACCACGCGCCGACAATAGCCAACCCGATCAACAAAATAACCGCCACAGTGTTCAGCTCCGGGTATTTCCCACACCAACCGCGGTTCACGAGCTGCTGCATACAACTGACGAACATGGCAGACGGGGACAAGTGAATCATCAACACCGTGGATCAGGAAGACAGGACGAGGGGCGATCTGACCAATCGCGTCAATTGGGCGGGCCTGACTGAAACGATAGCCATGGCGCCAGGCAACAATGATGTCGGCCAGATGTACCAGCGGGCGGAGCGGAACGCGCAGCACCTTTTCGACCGCATCGGCAACCACCTCATCACCGGTAGTAAACGAACTGTCGGCAACCAGCGCTCTCACCGATTGATCGCGTGCTGTCGCCAGAATCCCGACAGCAGCGCCCATGGAATAGCCGATAACGCCAATTGCTGCTTCTGGCATTCGCTGCCGCACATACTGTAGCGCGGCCAGCAGATCATCAACTTCACGACTAACGAGCGTTTGCGGCCAGGGATCAGACTCACCGCGCCCTCGATAGTCGAACAGTAAGACATTATAACCGGCCCGCCAGCAATAGCTACCAATACCGAGTAACTCATCTTTGCGTCCAGCATGGCCATGACTACCGACAATCACGGCGTTTGTCTCTGGACGCGGCAACCACCAGCCAACCAGACGCAAGCCATCACTACTGCGAAATTCAACGGTTTCGTAAGGAACCTCAAGCTCCCACGGGGTAAAGGTATAGCTATCAAGGTAGGTTCGACGCGGCGACGGACTGACGCGAAGGCTAACGTAGTAAGCCGTGATACCTCCCAACAAACTGAAAGCGCCAGCCAGCGCCATCGGTAATAGACTCCAGCCAGGTTTGACAGCCATAGCACTCCCCTATTCATTCCTGACAAACTCAAACTTTGTGGTACTTTGCGGCTCTAGCAGCACATGGATTTCGTACAAACCATCAGCATGCCGACCCTGAAAGGGCAAACCTAATCCCATCGCCAACCGGATCATAGGGGTATTATCGGCATGGGTTAAAAAGATCAGGCGTTCAAGCCCGGCGGCCCGTGCTTCGGCCAAAAGTAATGCTAACAGCTTACGCCCAACCCCTGTTCCCTGATAATCGTCACGCACCAGAATGGATGCTTCTGCAACCTTCGGGTTGTGCGGTAGACGGGCAAAACGGGCCACGGCAATTGCCTCTTCTGACCCTTGCTCATCAGCAAGCGCAACCAGTGCTGCTTCGCGGCGCGGATTGATCGCTGCCAGCCGCTTTGCTGATTTGTGCACCAGTTCTGGAGAAGCATGCTCGGCGGCAATGAAGAAGCGGCGGTAGATCGTCTCAGGGGAGAGGCGATAAAACATACGCTCGAGGAGCACTGCATCGCTGGCAGCAAGGCTTCGCACTCGCAATGTGCGCCCATCACGGGTAGTAATGGTTGTCGGGATGTCCTGACATACCGGTTGATCGTTCATTATGTCCTCTAACATCTCTCTTTAATAGCGGATGTTCGACAGAGCATGGCAGGCGAAATATTCCAAAAAACCCGGCACCAGCAAGTGCGTTCCATTGCAATCACACCGATACGGTGCTACACAGGTATTGTAGCATGAGAATGAAACGGACGTGAACATAAATAACGCAGTGCGTTATACCTGTATGATATGATGGTGAGGTGAAATACACATTATTACGTCAGATGAGGAACACGCTTGGAAGAGCTTATTGCCATTGTCGGACCGACCGCTGTCGGTAAGACAGAGCTGGCTGTCGCCTGGGCCAGACGTATCAACGGCGAGATTGTGTCTGCCGACTCACGGCAAATCTATCGCTGGATGGACATCGGTACTGCCAAGCCATCGCCTGAAGAGCAGGCCCAGGCGCCGCACCACCTGATCGACATTCGTGATCCCGATCAACCGTTTTCACTGGCCGAGTTTTGCGATCTGGCCACGGCAGCAATCGCCGACATTCGTGGCCGGGGGCGCATCCCACTTCTGGTTGGCGGTACCGGTCAATACCTGGCAGCCTTCCTGGAAGGCTGGCAGGTACCACGTGTGGCGCCACAACCTGACCTGCGTGCCGAACTTGAACTCATTGCCGCTCGTGAAGGTCCGGCAGTGCTCCACGCACGTCTGGCCGCCGTCGATCCGGTGGCAGCATCACGCATTCCCCCTACGAATGTTCGGCGTGTGGTACGAGCGCTGGAAGTGTACCTTGTCAGCGGTGAACCGATTTCGCGTCTGCAAGAGCGAAAAGAGCCTCCTTTTCGCCCACGCACCATCTGGCTCCATCGGCCACGCGCCGAATTGTATGCCCGTGCCGATGCGCGGATTGAACGTATGATCGCTGCCGGTCTGGTCGAGGAAGTTGCCGGTCTGCTGGCCCGTGGCTACGACTGGTCGCTTCCGGCAATGTCGAGTCTCGGTTATATTCAGTTTCGACCATATTTTACCGGTGAAGCCGATCTACCGACCTGTATCGAGCGGCTACGCTTCGACACCCATGCCTTCATCCGCCGCCAGGAGATGTGGTTTCGGCGTCTGCCCAATCTTGAAATCTGGACTCCTGATCATCCGTCCTGGCGTGAGATCACGGCTTGAGCGACGTGGTACTCGCGCAGCACATGTTCAATAAAACGTTCTGGATCGCCAGAACCCGATGGCAAAGCCAGCCGCTGCCGGAGAACAGCCGCCAGATGAGCAGCCAGATCGCTTCGCGCCTCGGTCTGTAACTCATCGCGCCGTTGTAAAAATTCAAGCAACAGCGCCAGGTCGGCAGCAGTCAGTCGTTCAACATTCGGGACAAGTGGGGTAGGTGGGGCATCGGGCGCTCGCGGTGGCAATTGGACAACAACCGGCTGCATCACCCGCTCAAGCGTCAATGGCATCGCTTCGTGAACAACGACCGTGCCGGCGGTTAGATCACCTAACCGCCGATGGTAGCGATCAACAAACATCGTTACCAGACCAATCCCATAGAGCAGAGGCAGAAAATCAATTGCCCGCATCAAATTCCGCACTACGATGGCACCAATATCAACCGGACGCCCACCCTCACGCAAGACGCGCAGCCGTAGTAACCGCTTCCCCGGTGTCTGACCATTCCAGATCCATTCAAAGAAGACAAAGTATCCCCAATTCACAACAAACGCCAGAATCGCCAGCAGGGCCAGGATCACATCCTGGTTAGCGCTACTCGTACCCTCATTTGCAGCAATCATAACCAGACTGGTCGCCAGCAACGTTATGATGATGACATAATCCACAACCGCTGCCAGACTACGGCTGGCCAATCCGGCAGCCGTGTAGACGACCTGCACACCTTCTGGTGTCACCACCAGATACGGCTCACGCCATGAGGGTGTCGCGTTCATTGCGCTGTATCGGGTAACTCAGCATCGTCGGGTGGTGCCGAAACCAGTTCAGTCTTGTGTTCTGCCTCTAAATGGCGCATATCATTAACCGTCTTCACCCGCCAGTGCTTATAGCCGATTTCCAGGATGGTGATGGAAGTATTGCCAATATGATCGTAGTGACCAAAGCCGACACCATCAAAATTTTCGGCATGGGCAAGCAAGACCCGAATACAACCCCCGTGCGTCACAAATGCCAGTGTCTGCCCACGATGCTGCGCCACCATTGCCTCAACGGCTGTAACGACCCGCTGCCGGACGGCGGCCACCGTTTCTCCACCACCGCGTGGGATGTCGTGGCCCCGGATCATCTGCTCCCAATCATCAGCAAAGCGGGCACGCACCTCTGCCGTCGTTAACCCGCTCCAGGCCCCAACATCAATTTCGCGCAATGCCGGCAAGAGCTGCACCGGTACGCGCAAGGCTGCGCCTATCTCCCACGCCGTCTGATACGCTCTGGCGAGATCACTGCTGTAAATAGCGCTAAACGTCACACCTTCATTGGCCAGCCGCCGCGCCAGCAAGCGTGCCTGCTGATAACCAATCTCATTGAGCGGAACATCAGCGTGTCCCTGCCAGCGTCCCTGCATATTCCAATCGGTTTCACCGTGACGGATCAGGTAAACAATTGTCATGCTCTTCCTCGTGAACAATCTCCACACCTGTTACTATGGTAACACATACCAATAACCAGGATTATGAACAGTTTCCCCTACCTGTAGCAGTTGCAACCATGCCCGGCAGCGACTGCTATAACAGTTGCAGCATGAACGCCATCTGCGCCTATCTGCCATTGGTAAGAGTAGGTGCAGTCAATGCCGCCACCTGATCTGCTCCCTGCGGAAATGCCCTGAGGTCAACAGCCTCTGGTGAAAATGGTACAATGCCGGCGTTGACCTTCGTTCAATGTTGTATGACCGGCAAGTAATCACCGGCATAACGATATAGACACGCCGCGTGTCAGAGGAAAACGCATGGAGACCCAACAGCCCGAAACGTTTACAGAGCAGGAAATCGAGCTGCTTCAGCCATTTGTAACCAATGTAGATCGCCCCATCTTCTGTCTGCGCAACCTACCGGAAGTAGTGAAAGGTGCCCTCTTTGCCCGCTACAGTCGCAGTAGCAAAAGTCTGCGGCGGCTCTTGCTCGACGAGTTTATCAACGAACCAGAGTCTGGCTTTTCCGCCATGGTATCAGCCCAGGATCACAATCCAGCAGCACAACTGATCGCTACCCGTCAGGCAGAGGCGTTCTACGACCGGGTGCTCATCGGGTACGGTGACGACTCGGTGGCTGAACTTGGCGGGGCACATCTGGCGTGTGAGGGGGTGAGCAACATTGCCGCCAAACTGCTCGAAGATAGCCGGCTCGGTATCTCACCGCTTGAGAAATCAACCCGCTACGTTCGCTTTGATCGCAAAGGACCGGACGGTTATCCCTACCTGCGCGAACCGGCCATCATGGCATCGCCATTGGCCGACCGCTATGTCGCGGTGATGGATCATCTCTTCACGACCTACAGTGAATTGCTGGAACCTGTTCAGGCGTGGCTCCAACAACAGTACCCGCGTGACGAGGCAACAACCCCGCGTGCGTATCGCAATACTATTCAGGCCAAAGCGCTTGATCTGTTGCGCGGACTCTTGCCGATGGCAACCCAAACCAATGTCGGCTTATTCGGCAATGGCCGGGCTTTTGAGTATCTGATCATCAAGCTGGCTGCCTCACCATTTGCCGAAGCGCAGGCGCTGAGCAAGATGATTCAGGCCGAACTGGATCAGGTCATTCCATCGTTTGTCAAGCGTGCCCGCTCTGACCGTGGGCAGGCGTATGCCGACTATCTTGCGACGACGCGGGAGCAGGTGGCAGCGCTGGCCCATCAGATACCGGTCGAAGCCGATTCCACCACGCCGGTGACCGTCACGCTGGTTGATTACGATCCGCGTGCCGAATGGAAACTCGCCGCAGCCATCCTCTATCCCCACCTCGATCTGCCATTGCCTGCTATCGAAGAGCTGGTCGCAGCTATGCCGGAAGCAGAACGCCATGCCCTGATCAACGCCGCTGTCGGTGATCGGGCCAACCGCTTCCATCGTCCCGGTCGGGCATTCGAGGAGCCGTACTACACCTTCGACATCCTGGCCGACATCGGGGCGTATCGCGATCTGCAACGGCACCGCGTCCTCACCCAGGAACGCCAGCGCTTCACCGTGCGTCATGGCTACGTCACGCCACCAGAACTGGAGGAGATCGGGGTTGCCGACCGGTACCGAACGGCGCTCGAACAGGCTGCCGACCTGGTCACGGCGCTTGAGGCCACGCTCCCCAACGAAGCGCAGTATGCAGTACCGCTTGCCTTTCGGGTGCGCTGGCGGATCAAACTCAACCTGCGTGAAGCCTACCACCTGATTGAACTCCGCAGCGCCCGGCAAGGCCACCCCAGCTACCGCCAGATCGCACAGCTCATGTTTCGCGAGATCAGCGCCGTCCATCCCTTCCTGGCGGCTGGAATGCGCTTTGTTGATCACAATGAATACGACCTGGAACGTCTCGCCGCCGAACAACGGATTGATCAAAAGCGGCAGCAGGTGGGGAGGTGAGGCCGGCGCATCGCTAACCTTGCAATCAACACAAAAGCCTGATGTCGTGACGACATCAGGCTTTACTGGTGAGCCGGGTGGGGATCGAACCCACGACCCTCTGATTAAAAGTCAGGTGCTCTACCTCTGAGCTACCGGCCCGCCAGAAGTAGTATAGCCGAGTCTGGCGTTAGCGTCAAATGCATGCGCTTAATTCTCGACTCGATGAAACGCTTCGGCCAGTGGGAGACCAAACTCTTGTCCCCGCTCGGCAGCCCACTGCCGTACCCGCCCGGCCAGTTCGGTCTGATCGGTGCCCAACTGCGAGACATGGCAGCGCAACGCAGCCAGTTTCTGCTCGATGGTAGCGCTGATGTCTACCGCAAAGTTTAACACCGGTGCGCCGGTAATATAGACTTCACGCACCTTGCTCGGTGGATAGCCTTCGGCCAGTAATTCGGGAAAATCCCAGCCGTTCTGCGCTGCTGGATAGACCGCCGCCAGAGTCGCGTTAGCGGCTGCCAGATGATCGGGATGAAAGCGCGGAATTGAATATTGTGGTGTCCACACCCGGTCTGGCGACTGACAGACGACGCGCTGCGCCCGGATACGCCTGATCTGACGCACAATATCACGCCGCAACTCAAGCGTCGGTTGCAGCATACCGTCGGGGTAATCGAGAAAGATCACCTCTTTCAGGCCGAGAATCTTCGCCGCCGCCTGCTGCTCAGCCTTGCGTATCTCGCTGATCCGTCGTCGGGCCGCCGGACCAACATCGGTGGCATCATCGGGGCCACCACCACTGCCATCGGTACAAACCACCAGGGTAATTTCCCAGCCCTCCGCCGCCCACGCTGCCAGCGTGCCACCACAACCAAATTCGGCGTCGTCAGGATGGGCAACAACGACTAATGCTGTTTTTGGTTCGCTCTGTGTTTGCTGCATGGTAACTCCTTATCAGGTTGTTGTGCTGATAAGTAGCATACCATGACTCTTGCTACATCACGATAACCGATGTCAGTAGCCAACAACGTGGGTGGCACTGTTAACTTGCAACAACGCCACCCAGATCAATTATTCACTCGCCCGCCGTACCTCAGCAGCGGCTGCCCGCACCCGTGCCAGCGGGTCACTCGGCGGGGCTGGTGCCGGCGAATTGAGGGTCTGCTCTACGACTTTCCCAATATCGGTCAACCACTGACTGAAACGCTCCATCGATTGCCAGGGATTAATGATCCGTCCCAATCCAATTGTCGCAATCGCGTTCAACATATTCCACGGGTAGCCGACCAGTTGATCGATACTCTGCTGCGTCAGATTGGTGATCAGCGAACTGACATTCGTTGCCACGCTGGAGCCGGCAGGTGGGTTGATAGCAGCAAACGCCTGGAGCCGCAATTCCTCGGCGTTGGTAATCACCGCAATCGGCCCTTTGCCGCGTACTGACGCCTGGCAACCGAGACGCCATCCTTCCTGGAGACGTGCATCTGGCAGCCAGTTCTTCTCCCGATCATTCGGTGGGCTGAGAAACTCAGCCCCTGCCAGCACCCGCACCTTGCAGGTCTGACAAAAACCGGTGCCATCACAGACGAACCCGATGTGCGCACTGTTGCGACGTGCAATGTCGAGAATGCGTTCACCGGGACGGGCCGTCATTTCGACATCGTTCACGATGACTGTCGCCATACCTGTTCTCCTTTAGCAAAAAGTGTGTATATTCATTGTAACGCGATTTTGGCTTAATATAGTGGTATGATACCTATACGAGTGGAAATACTATACGGTGCCGTGTGGCATTGTTGCCTGATGACCGGTGCGCTACAACCGACCATCTGATAGGATCATCTTTGCTCAATATGGTGTCATCGACAACTCAGCGGACAGATGTTGTCCGTGTTGAACAATACACTGCCTCTGGCGAGTCTTTATCGTCTGCGCTGGCCGACCTGACCTGGCTCAACACTGCCGACATGTTGCGTGGTTTTGGTATCAGCAAACCACCGTGGTTGTATGGGCTGTCTACCGTGCTGGCCCGCCCACCGGCCCTACGCTTTGCTCGCCAGTTACTGACATTCGATGCACTGGTTGGGCAGGCTGGATTACCGGCTGGTTGCGCCTGGATCTGCTCACTTTTTGCACCTGGCCTGGACATCGTAGGCCCACAACCACCCGCCCAGGGGCCATTACTCATCGTTGCCAACCATCCTGGCCTCCTCGACGCTGCGGCACTCATCACTGCGCTCAACCGGAATGATCTCAAAATCATCGCCATCGCCCGCCCGCTGTTGCGTACACTTCCCAATACCGCAGCAGCAATCATCCCCATCGGTACTACCCCTCAACACCGGATGAATGCCCTGCGAACTGCTTTACGTCATTTGCAGCAGGGTGGTGCTGTTTTGACGTTTCCTGCCGGACGGATTGAACCCGATCCGGCTCACGATGACACTGCCAGTGCCAGCCTGGAAGACTGGTCGTCCAGTCTTGATCTCTTTGGCCGGATCGCCGGTGGCGTACCGGTCGTGACTGCAATTGTCAGTAATGTTCTTGCCGAGGCAGCTCTGCATCACCCGCTGACCTTGCTGCATCGTAATCCAGAAGACCGGCGCTGGCTGGCAGCCATTCTTCAGGTGTTATGGCCCCATCTGGCGACCACACCGGTGCGCATTCAATTCAGCGCTCCCTGCAGGGCCGACCATCAGATGCGTGCAACCGTCCTTCACACTGCCCGGCAATCTATCTACCAGGCTCGCGCCGCGCAAAGGAGAACACCGTGAGTCGGCACCATGTCATCGTCGCCGGTTCTGTGCTGGTCGATATGCTAGGGTACGGCCTGATCATGCCGTTGTTGCCTTTTATCGTCAAAACCTGGGTGAGCGACGCCACAGTGATCGGTTTGCTTGGCTCGTTGTATGCAGCGATGCAATTACTGGCAGCACCACTCCTGGGCACCCTCTCTGACCGCATCGGACGCCGATCTGTCTTACTGATCTGCCTGTTTGGTTCAGCGGTAGCCTACCTCGGTCTGGCGCTGGCCGGCTCACTGCCGCTGGTCATCCTGGCTATCGCGCTGGGTGGCGCAGCCGGATCGAGCATGCCGGTAGCGCAGGCCTATATCGCCGATACCACCACCGCAGAGCGACGCGCACAAGGATTTGGGTTGCTGGGGGCAGCCTTCGGCCTGGGACTAATCGGCGGTTCGGCCATCGCGGGTTGCTGAGTCAGTATGGATTAGCGCTACCACCTGCGGTAGCGGCGACGATTGCCTTCCTTAATGCACTCTGGGCAACCATCGCCCTGCCCGAAACCCTGCCACCCAATCGGCGACGCATCCAACCGGTGCGGCTGACAAACCCCTTTGCAGCAGCCGTGACCGTTCTGACCCTGCCGCAGATACGTCCGCTCCTTGGCGCAGTTGTCATCCTCAACATCGCCTTCGCCGGGTTACAGAACAACGTTGCCTACTTCACCATGACCCGCTTTGGCTGGGGACCGGAACAAAATGCCGTCCTCTTCGTATTCGTTGGTCTGTGCGCCGTGGTTACCCAGGGCGTCCTGCTCAGGATACTGCAACCGTTGCTCGGTGAGAGGCACCTTGCCGGTGGCGGACTGGGCTTGATGGCTCTCGGCTTTGCCCTCGTGGGGCTGGTGCACAATGAAAGCTGGCGACTCTTTCCCATTGCTGCCATGTTTGCAACCGGCATGGGATTAGCAGTTCCCGCCCTGACGAGCCTGATCTCGCTCCGGGCCGGTGATCGTCGCCAGGGAGCCATTCTCGGCGGTATGCAGACCCTGATCAGCATCGCACTGGTGATCGGCCCATTGAGCTTCGGTTTCATCTTCGACCAGATCGGCCCCGATGCTCCCTATCTGATTGGGAGCTTGATGCTGCTCGGTGCATGGCTGATAACGGTACTAACCTTCGTGCAACCAACGCCGGTTACCACCGGTTCATTGCATCCAGTTGAAGACTCAGAGGCTTAGATATGACAACGTTCTTTCCCATCACCCGTGCTGCTATGGCTGACTTACCAACCCGCTTCGGTCACTTTCAGATTGTGGTCTATCTCGACGCAGAGCAGAAAGAACAGATAGCGTTGACCTGCGGCCAGCTACACACACCGGAACCGGTTCTGACTCGTCTCCATTCCGAATGTTTGA
This genomic window from Chloroflexus aurantiacus J-10-fl contains:
- a CDS encoding methyltransferase domain-containing protein, producing MSHQIEIVVPAGLEELARAEALRITGLRLEPLTERGVIRATMHGSLQALFDLRSVISVFVVRRFAIPRPRALLGDEHFRAVVAMLEMVRRLHPAGTFQTLFLSAAGADSSVLQRFKQMIGERLGLAIGTEDGDMLIRLRPSRDRSGWDVLVRLTPRPLATRSWRVCNREGALNGPVAHAMAVLSKPHAGDRVLNVGCGSGTLLIERLLITTAAQAIGCDTDPTALACAWRNLGAAGLSKRVELYDWDACQLPLPSASIDVVLADLPFGHLVGSHTTNLTLYPALLAEAARVTRPGGRAVLISHEVRLMERSLATLPQWRVDQQLRVDLGGLYPRIFVLRRTG
- a CDS encoding RDD family protein, with the translated sequence MNATPSWREPYLVVTPEGVQVVYTAAGLASRSLAAVVDYVIIITLLATSLVMIAANEGTSSANQDVILALLAILAFVVNWGYFVFFEWIWNGQTPGKRLLRLRVLREGGRPVDIGAIVVRNLMRAIDFLPLLYGIGLVTMFVDRYHRRLGDLTAGTVVVHEAMPLTLERVMQPVVVQLPPRAPDAPPTPLVPNVERLTAADLALLLEFLQRRDELQTEARSDLAAHLAAVLRQRLALPSGSGDPERFIEHVLREYHVAQAVISRQDG
- a CDS encoding histidine phosphatase family protein — encoded protein: MTIVYLIRHGETDWNMQGRWQGHADVPLNEIGYQQARLLARRLANEGVTFSAIYSSDLARAYQTAWEIGAALRVPVQLLPALREIDVGAWSGLTTAEVRARFADDWEQMIRGHDIPRGGGETVAAVRQRVVTAVEAMVAQHRGQTLAFVTHGGCIRVLLAHAENFDGVGFGHYDHIGNTSITILEIGYKHWRVKTVNDMRHLEAEHKTELVSAPPDDAELPDTAQ
- a CDS encoding GNAT family N-acetyltransferase, which translates into the protein MNDQPVCQDIPTTITTRDGRTLRVRSLAASDAVLLERMFYRLSPETIYRRFFIAAEHASPELVHKSAKRLAAINPRREAALVALADEQGSEEAIAVARFARLPHNPKVAEASILVRDDYQGTGVGRKLLALLLAEARAAGLERLIFLTHADNTPMIRLAMGLGLPFQGRHADGLYEIHVLLEPQSTTKFEFVRNE
- a CDS encoding alpha/beta hydrolase gives rise to the protein MAVKPGWSLLPMALAGAFSLLGGITAYYVSLRVSPSPRRTYLDSYTFTPWELEVPYETVEFRSSDGLRLVGWWLPRPETNAVIVGSHGHAGRKDELLGIGSYCWRAGYNVLLFDYRGRGESDPWPQTLVSREVDDLLAALQYVRQRMPEAAIGVIGYSMGAAVGILATARDQSVRALVADSSFTTGDEVVADAVEKVLRVPLRPLVHLADIIVAWRHGYRFSQARPIDAIGQIAPRPVFLIHGVDDSLVPVCHVRQLYAAAREPRLVWEIPGAEHCGGYFVDRVGYCRRVVEFFDQYLRSVEA
- the trmD gene encoding tRNA (guanosine(37)-N1)-methyltransferase TrmD, whose product is MRFDILTLFPAMFQGPLTESILKRAQQAGRIEIHLHDIRQWTTDRHRTADDTPYGGGAGMVMKAEPLAAAIRAVRAADERPGVTILLTPDGELLTQQIVRELATLPRLLLVCGHYEGIDERVRETLIDRELSIGDYVLTGGELAAMVVVDAVARLVPGVIDSESIVEESHSDFLLEYPHYTRPAVWEGRAVPPVLLSGHHGEIARWRRAERLRRTLVRRPDLLARAAAAGVLTKADLALLAELGWRPETSNGA
- the miaA gene encoding tRNA (adenosine(37)-N6)-dimethylallyltransferase MiaA, producing the protein MEELIAIVGPTAVGKTELAVAWARRINGEIVSADSRQIYRWMDIGTAKPSPEEQAQAPHHLIDIRDPDQPFSLAEFCDLATAAIADIRGRGRIPLLVGGTGQYLAAFLEGWQVPRVAPQPDLRAELELIAAREGPAVLHARLAAVDPVAASRIPPTNVRRVVRALEVYLVSGEPISRLQERKEPPFRPRTIWLHRPRAELYARADARIERMIAAGLVEEVAGLLARGYDWSLPAMSSLGYIQFRPYFTGEADLPTCIERLRFDTHAFIRRQEMWFRRLPNLEIWTPDHPSWREITA